The Desulfobulbaceae bacterium sequence GCATACCATATGTATGGCCTCACTCACAAAACACACCCCGCGCCTTGTATATCGCACCTTTTGCTTAGCCATCCCCGGACTTTTTGCGAGATTGTCCCAGATAAACTTTGAAAAGTTTATCTGGAGAGAGGTTTTCCGAATGGATCGGGGGGCGGAATGGTTTATTGCGCATTATTACAGAGTTTGGTGAAGGAATCGAACAGATAGATTCTATGAATGAAATTATTGAAAGCTTGCCGACGCAATCATTAAAATTGTCCTTGGAGGAGATTGAATACATTTTTTTTGTTGGAATTGGCCTGGGTCGTGGCGAAGAGCTGCGCTTTGCTCAGAATTTCCATGGTGGCGAGATTGGTTGATTCTTCTGCGAAATCGAGATCACGAATGGTGGATTCGGCAGCCATGGTGTTGATTCGTGTGGTGGCAAGGTTGGCAATGGTTGAAGAGAGTTGGTTTTGCCGCGAACCGACATCAGATCGCATGGCATTGATCTGTGATAGCGCTACATCAACGATCCCCACCGCGTTCTGGGCCCCTTGCTCGGAAAGAACATTGATCTCCGCCATGGTTCCCAGTTCTTGATTACCTAATTGAGCTGGTTGAATGGAGCCGAGGGACAGGGTGGAGGTTTGCCCTGGGTCAGGCCCGGTTTGAAAGTTTTTGTCAGTGAACTTTCCGGTCAAGAGTGATTGTCCATTGTACGTTGTTGTCTTGGCGAGTGAGTCCAGCTGGTTGATGGATTTGTCGATATCGGCCTGGAGGGCCTGGCGGCTTTGTGCAGATTGGCTGCCGTTGGCCGCTTGCAGGGCCTGAACCCGGATGGAACTGATTAGTTCGCTGGCTTGGCCGAGTGTGCCATCGGCGATCTGGGCGATAGCGACGGCGTCGTAGGCGTTGCTGATTGATTGGCCGAAGCCTCGGGCCTGGTTGCCCAAAGAGTTGGCGATGGCAAGACTTGCCGCGTCATCGCTCGCCTGGTTGAGGCGTTTCCCGTTTGATATTTTCCCCAGGATGGAAAGCAGATTTTGTTCCGTCTTCTGCAGTTGATTGCCAGTAAAGAGGCTTTGTGTGGTATTGTTAATAGCTTTCATGGCGATTCCTCCTGTGCTGGGTCGAGTTGTGAGGTGCTATTTCGGAAAACCTGGCTAGGAAAATACGGACTTTTCCCGAGAACATCAATCCTTGTTAACTTAGTATAATGCCGGAGTTCACAAAAAAAAAGCGCTTAAAATGGTGCTTGGCGAAAAAGAGGTGGTCTGATAAGCTGATCGCAATTTCTTGCTCAGCGGATTGCACGCGGTGTTACCCACGAGGGCAGAACGTCAGTGCCCTTTAAGTCCGTACACAAAATGAAAAAATCTTTGACAGGTGTCATACCTGTGCCGGGAGGATGTTTCCCTTGATGTCTGATCATCACCATAGTTCGTTCTGTCCTCCGCAACCAATTGCCGGAAAGCCTCAGTCTGGTCGGTTTGAATCCATCGCCTTCTGGCTTATGTTGCTCTATTTTGCTGCCAAGATGTGTTTTTTTGCTCTGCGAATCAGGGAGCGGGTATTTCCTGACGAGGCTTCCTGGTTCGGTATGGTCGAGGTGTTTTCCCGTTCACTGTTTCTTCCGGTGGACTCTCCTGAATCTTATCCCTTTGGACTCATAACCCATATTCCGAGCTTGTATTTTTTTCTGATGGGTAAAGTTGTGGTCTGTAATATATTGCCGGTCAGTGACCTGATATTTTTGCGTTTGGTCAATGTGGCGATTTCCCTGGTCACAGTAGCTTTTGCCTGGCGTTTGTCCAGGGTCATGATGCTTGCCCCGGCAGTTTGCTGTCTGTTCATGATCATGGTGACGAATACGGTAATGTTCTCCTTTGTGTCTGCTGCGGTAAGTTATGATTCGTTGTCTACTTTGCTTGCGGTCCTCTCGCTCTATTACCTGGTACTTTTCTTTCAAAGGCGGCTGGTTGTCCACGCATTGTGGGGTTGTTTTTTCACTTTGATCGGGACTCTAACTAAAATCGTGCTACTGCCGTATGGCCTCGGCTTGCTGCTGGCTGTTGTCTTTACTGAGCGGAGACGTCTGCTTGAATTTGTGAAGGTTGTGCCTTCCCTCGTGGTGTCGCTACGTGGCAGGGAGGCTGTTCTGGCAGGACTCTGTTTTTGCGCATTAGCGGCTAACTTAGCTCTTTACGGAGGAAATTATATTCGTTTTGGCTCGGTCATGCCAGGCATGAATCAAGTATTGCCTGTGGAGGCTTGCTTGCAGAATCGTTTGTTTGTCCGAGACTATGTGGTCCGTGAGTATCAATCGGGGAAATTGACCTTGCTTGATGCGCAGCGGCTTGCTTTGCAGATTCGTGATCCCGGTGATCGGGCTTCGGCCTGGAACAGACTGGCTGAGGTGGTTAATAATAAACAAAATGGCCCCTCTCCGCGCATGGGGCGAGGGCGTTATGCCATGGAATGGGTCGAGGTGGTTGTCTCCAGGACTTACAGTGTGGCAGCGCACCTTTCCCTGTTTAAATATGAGTCTGATTTCTATCCTTATTATGCCATATTC is a genomic window containing:
- a CDS encoding flagellin gives rise to the protein MKAINNTTQSLFTGNQLQKTEQNLLSILGKISNGKRLNQASDDAASLAIANSLGNQARGFGQSISNAYDAVAIAQIADGTLGQASELISSIRVQALQAANGSQSAQSRQALQADIDKSINQLDSLAKTTTYNGQSLLTGKFTDKNFQTGPDPGQTSTLSLGSIQPAQLGNQELGTMAEINVLSEQGAQNAVGIVDVALSQINAMRSDVGSRQNQLSSTIANLATTRINTMAAESTIRDLDFAEESTNLATMEILSKAQLFATTQANSNKKNVFNLLQGQF